Proteins encoded in a region of the Streptomyces sp. NBC_01471 genome:
- a CDS encoding MFS transporter encodes MADTPHQQPPPTGTPVTTREALDRISPLVRSARARRWRRQIFAITWLAYVGFYFVRQAFSVAKLGILDDPSVNTVLTEHVLGVIDAVYLAAYAAGQFLWGMWADRFGPRVVVIGGMAGAIAAACAMGLNSALLVFGGAMVIQGLSQSAGWAPLCKNMGNFFAVGERGRVLGVWSTNYAFGGLVAPPFLGWVAYSVLDSWRAAFLAGAVTLAVVLLLFVLLQRDSPRDVGLPDPMDPTGPTDAMDPAESTDPAESVRSAEPGTDGAPRRSAIGLYRETLRDRMVLTLGLCYFLLKPARYAILLWGPVIVSHRLPEINKVGATLIPIAFGVTGVLAPILVGWVSDRLFRSRRVPACVLALGVLTVALALFMPLTAAGSVGVMIAVLAVIGLAVYAADAMISCVAAVDFGSAKGAGTAAGLVNGCGSVGAILGGLLPGFLSGGVLFTGFAGAALLAGLLMLPHWNRVPRPTS; translated from the coding sequence ATGGCAGACACCCCACACCAGCAACCACCACCGACCGGCACTCCGGTCACCACACGTGAAGCGCTCGACCGCATCTCACCGCTGGTCCGCTCCGCGCGGGCCCGTCGCTGGCGCCGGCAGATCTTCGCGATCACCTGGCTCGCGTACGTCGGTTTCTACTTCGTCCGGCAGGCGTTCTCCGTGGCCAAGCTGGGCATCCTGGACGATCCCTCCGTGAACACCGTGCTCACCGAGCACGTCCTCGGCGTCATCGACGCGGTCTACCTCGCGGCCTACGCGGCAGGGCAGTTCCTCTGGGGCATGTGGGCCGACCGGTTCGGGCCACGGGTGGTGGTGATCGGCGGGATGGCCGGTGCCATCGCCGCGGCCTGTGCGATGGGGCTGAACAGCGCGCTCCTGGTGTTCGGCGGCGCCATGGTGATCCAGGGGCTGTCCCAGTCGGCGGGGTGGGCGCCGCTCTGCAAGAACATGGGGAACTTCTTCGCGGTGGGGGAGCGCGGCCGGGTGCTCGGCGTGTGGAGCACCAACTACGCGTTCGGCGGTCTCGTGGCCCCGCCGTTCCTCGGGTGGGTCGCCTACTCGGTGCTCGACAGCTGGCGGGCGGCCTTCCTCGCGGGCGCCGTCACCCTCGCCGTCGTACTCCTGCTGTTCGTGCTCCTGCAGCGCGACTCACCCCGGGACGTGGGCCTGCCGGACCCGATGGACCCGACGGGACCGACGGACGCGATGGACCCGGCGGAGTCCACGGATCCGGCGGAGTCCGTACGGAGCGCCGAGCCCGGAACCGACGGTGCGCCGCGCCGCTCTGCCATCGGTCTCTACCGCGAAACCCTGCGCGACCGCATGGTGCTCACCCTCGGCCTCTGCTACTTCCTCCTCAAGCCCGCCCGTTACGCCATCCTGCTCTGGGGGCCGGTGATCGTCAGTCACCGGCTGCCCGAGATCAACAAGGTCGGCGCCACGCTCATCCCCATCGCGTTCGGGGTCACCGGCGTCCTCGCCCCGATCCTGGTGGGCTGGGTCTCCGACCGGCTCTTCCGGTCCCGGCGGGTCCCGGCGTGCGTCCTCGCCCTCGGCGTACTGACCGTGGCACTCGCCCTGTTCATGCCGCTCACCGCGGCGGGCAGCGTCGGGGTGATGATCGCCGTTCTCGCGGTGATCGGACTCGCCGTGTACGCGGCCGACGCGATGATCTCCTGTGTCGCCGCCGTGGACTTCGGCAGCGCCAAGGGCGCGGGAACCGCCGCGGGTCTGGTCAACGGCTGCGGATCGGTCGGCGCCATCCTCGGCGGCCTGCTCCCCGGATTCCTCTCCGGCGGTGTGCTGTTCAC
- the phnA gene encoding phosphonoacetate hydrolase, whose translation MKESVAERLDVNGRGYGRPCRPVVVVCIDGSEPAYHERAVADGRMPFLERMLQHGSDLRADCTMPSFTNPNNLSIATGTPPSVHGICGNYFYDTASGTEIMMNDPALLRVPTLFAAFSAAGAKVAVITAKDKLRRLLGRDLVDGMCFSAEKADQVTEEENGISKVLERVGMELPSVYSAGLSELVMAAGTDVLAQERPDLMYLSLTDYIQHKHAPGSPVANDFYAMLDGYFERIDALGAVLVVTADHGMNAKSDARGEARVVFLQDVLDARLGEGTARVVLPITDPYTVHHGALGSYATVHLPATTDVAPLVAALATLDGVDTVLTRAQACERFELPPDRIGDLVVIAERNTALGTTPARHDISGFEEPLRSHGGLTEQRVPFLVNAPTGPLPEGHRLRNFDAYWVGTALAADRPLTT comes from the coding sequence ATGAAGGAATCTGTTGCCGAACGGCTCGATGTGAACGGGCGCGGCTACGGCCGGCCCTGCCGGCCGGTCGTCGTGGTCTGCATCGACGGCAGCGAGCCCGCCTACCACGAACGGGCCGTGGCGGACGGCCGGATGCCCTTCCTGGAGCGCATGCTCCAGCACGGCAGCGATCTGCGGGCCGACTGCACCATGCCGTCCTTCACCAACCCCAACAACCTCTCCATCGCCACCGGCACACCGCCGTCGGTGCACGGCATCTGCGGCAACTACTTCTACGACACCGCGTCCGGTACCGAGATCATGATGAACGACCCGGCGCTGCTGCGGGTGCCCACCCTCTTCGCCGCGTTCTCGGCGGCCGGAGCGAAGGTCGCCGTCATCACGGCCAAGGACAAACTGCGCAGGCTGCTGGGGCGCGACCTGGTCGACGGCATGTGTTTCTCGGCCGAGAAGGCCGACCAGGTCACCGAGGAGGAGAACGGCATCAGCAAGGTGCTGGAGCGCGTCGGCATGGAGCTGCCCTCCGTCTACAGTGCCGGGCTCAGCGAACTCGTCATGGCCGCCGGTACGGATGTACTGGCGCAGGAACGGCCGGACCTCATGTACCTCTCGCTCACCGACTACATCCAGCACAAGCACGCACCGGGCTCCCCCGTCGCCAATGACTTCTACGCGATGCTCGACGGCTACTTCGAGCGGATCGATGCACTCGGCGCCGTCCTGGTCGTCACCGCGGACCACGGGATGAACGCCAAGAGCGACGCGCGGGGCGAAGCCCGGGTGGTGTTCCTCCAGGACGTCCTCGACGCACGGCTCGGCGAGGGAACGGCGCGGGTCGTGCTGCCCATCACCGACCCGTACACCGTGCACCACGGGGCGCTCGGCTCGTACGCGACCGTGCACCTGCCCGCCACCACCGACGTGGCGCCGCTGGTCGCCGCGCTCGCCACGCTGGACGGCGTGGACACCGTCCTCACCCGCGCACAGGCCTGCGAGCGCTTCGAGCTGCCGCCGGACCGGATCGGCGACCTCGTCGTCATCGCCGAACGCAACACGGCGCTGGGCACCACCCCGGCCCGCCATGACATCTCCGGCTTCGAGGAGCCGCTGCGCTCGCACGGCGGGCTGACGGAGCAGCGGGTGCCGTTCCTGGTCAACGCCCCGACCGGACCGCTCCCCGAGGGTCACCGGCTCCGGAACTTCGACGCCTACTGGGTGGGCACCGCACTCGCCGCGGACCGGCCGCTCACCACCTGA
- a CDS encoding LysR family transcriptional regulator: MELNLHRLWIFMQVVEHHGFSAAAQKLYMSQPSVSNQVRRLEQSLRVTLVDRSGARTRPTAEGEVLAEYGKRVFLLADEAVAAVQQVSGLASGRLLIGGTTTVGTYLLPPLLARYQAAHPGIECDIFVGNNEAVLERLAGGGIGVAVVAGAPTAAQLVVEHVLDERLVLVAAPSHPLAGAGEVRPAELAGSRFLLREPGSQTRELQEQVLAEWGLTEVSHGDVWGPEAVKQCVAAGLGLTLISEHAVDVDVRAGSLAVVPVGPRPRSRPISLVSRRDRLLSPAERAFIALLRTTGSWPRELSAG, encoded by the coding sequence GTGGAACTCAACCTCCACCGATTGTGGATCTTCATGCAAGTGGTCGAGCACCACGGGTTCTCCGCTGCGGCGCAGAAGCTCTACATGAGCCAGCCGTCCGTCTCCAACCAGGTGCGGAGACTGGAGCAGTCCCTGCGGGTCACCCTGGTGGACCGCTCGGGCGCCAGGACCCGGCCCACCGCCGAGGGCGAGGTTCTGGCCGAGTACGGCAAACGGGTCTTCCTGCTGGCCGACGAGGCCGTCGCGGCGGTGCAGCAGGTGAGCGGGCTGGCCTCGGGGCGGCTACTGATCGGCGGTACGACGACGGTCGGGACCTATCTGCTGCCCCCGCTCCTCGCGCGGTACCAGGCGGCTCATCCGGGCATCGAGTGCGACATCTTCGTGGGCAACAACGAGGCCGTGCTGGAACGGCTGGCCGGGGGCGGAATCGGTGTCGCGGTGGTGGCGGGGGCACCCACCGCGGCGCAGCTGGTCGTCGAACACGTACTGGACGAGCGGCTGGTGCTCGTCGCCGCGCCGTCGCATCCACTGGCGGGCGCCGGCGAAGTCCGTCCCGCCGAGCTGGCGGGTTCCCGCTTCCTGTTGCGCGAGCCCGGTTCGCAGACGCGGGAGCTTCAGGAACAGGTGCTGGCCGAGTGGGGCCTGACGGAGGTGTCGCACGGTGACGTCTGGGGTCCCGAGGCCGTCAAGCAGTGTGTGGCAGCCGGCCTCGGGCTCACGCTGATCTCCGAGCACGCGGTCGACGTGGACGTACGGGCCGGTTCGCTGGCGGTGGTGCCGGTCGGCCCGCGGCCCCGGTCCCGCCCGATCAGTCTGGTGAGCCGGCGCGACCGGCTGCTCTCCCCCGCCGAGCGGGCATTCATCGCCCTGTTGCGCACGACCGGCAGCTGGCCCCGGGAGCTGTCCGCCGGGTAG
- a CDS encoding MarR family winged helix-turn-helix transcriptional regulator produces MVNTGDSADSGRMAADLRACLGPLVRRLRQVEPDGELTLAQTSVLVRLDREGPATPGRLAEAEGIRAQSMCTIVSALQERALVARTPDPDDGRRVVVSLTAAGVEGLHGARRERARRLTRAIEAELTTAEREQLAVALPLLARVVHGL; encoded by the coding sequence ATGGTGAATACGGGCGACTCGGCTGACTCGGGGCGGATGGCGGCGGACCTGCGGGCCTGTCTCGGCCCGCTGGTGCGCAGGCTCAGACAGGTGGAGCCGGACGGCGAACTGACGCTGGCGCAGACCTCCGTACTGGTGCGGCTCGACCGGGAGGGCCCGGCGACGCCCGGCCGGCTCGCCGAGGCCGAGGGCATCCGCGCCCAGTCCATGTGCACGATCGTCTCCGCCCTCCAGGAACGCGCTCTGGTGGCCCGCACCCCGGACCCGGACGACGGCCGCCGGGTCGTCGTGTCGCTCACCGCGGCGGGGGTCGAGGGGCTGCACGGGGCCCGGAGGGAACGGGCGCGGCGGCTCACCCGGGCCATCGAAGCGGAGCTCACCACCGCCGAGCGCGAGCAACTGGCCGTCGCGCTGCCCCTGCTGGCCCGTGTCGTCCACGGTCTCTGA
- a CDS encoding dienelactone hydrolase family protein: MSDSLTAETIRLAGHDGDEIEAYLARPEGGTPRGGVVVIHHMPGYDRGSKEIVRRFAEMGYDAICPNLFYRDAPGAAPDDAAAANRAAGGVPDDRLAGDVAAAAAYLRALPTSNGKVGTIGYCSGGRQSVLAACRLDLDAAVDCYGAFVTGTPPEGFPLQVSNLVGELPRLRAPLLGLFGADDSFPGPEQVAELEQILTEHGKDFEFHTYEGAGHAFFATDRPSYNVAAANDGWERVETFFAKHLGA, from the coding sequence ATGAGTGACTCACTAACCGCGGAAACCATCAGGCTCGCCGGTCACGACGGCGACGAGATCGAGGCATATCTGGCCCGTCCGGAGGGCGGAACCCCGCGCGGCGGAGTCGTGGTCATCCACCACATGCCGGGTTACGACCGGGGCAGCAAGGAGATCGTCCGCAGGTTCGCCGAGATGGGCTACGACGCGATCTGCCCGAACCTCTTCTACCGCGACGCGCCGGGCGCGGCACCTGACGACGCCGCAGCCGCCAACCGTGCGGCCGGTGGCGTGCCGGACGACCGCCTCGCCGGGGACGTGGCCGCGGCCGCGGCGTACCTGCGCGCGCTGCCCACCTCCAACGGCAAGGTGGGCACGATCGGTTACTGCTCGGGCGGACGGCAGAGCGTGCTCGCCGCGTGCCGTCTCGACCTGGACGCCGCGGTGGACTGCTACGGCGCGTTCGTCACCGGAACACCGCCCGAGGGCTTCCCGCTGCAGGTCAGCAATCTGGTCGGCGAACTCCCCCGGCTGCGCGCCCCGTTGCTCGGCCTGTTCGGGGCCGACGACAGCTTCCCCGGCCCCGAGCAGGTGGCCGAGCTGGAGCAGATCCTCACGGAGCACGGCAAGGACTTCGAGTTCCACACGTACGAGGGCGCGGGTCACGCGTTCTTCGCCACCGACCGGCCCTCGTACAACGTGGCCGCCGCCAACGACGGCTGGGAGCGGGTCGAGACCTTCTTCGCCAAGCACCTGGGAGCCTGA
- a CDS encoding DUF6295 family protein — protein MCTYTTIKDTVDGSAKGPGSSWFHVSDVTVYFDHPVHAMAEHTLNIDFTDPSKGPSARVALELTAESARTLVAAIQEALAAVPPALTV, from the coding sequence ATGTGCACCTACACGACCATCAAGGACACCGTGGACGGCAGCGCCAAGGGGCCGGGCAGCTCCTGGTTCCATGTGTCGGACGTGACCGTGTACTTCGACCACCCGGTGCACGCGATGGCCGAGCACACGCTCAACATCGACTTCACCGACCCGTCGAAGGGTCCCTCGGCGCGCGTCGCCCTGGAACTGACGGCCGAGTCCGCCCGCACCCTGGTCGCCGCGATCCAGGAGGCGCTGGCGGCCGTTCCGCCCGCCCTGACCGTCTGA
- a CDS encoding DUF6790 family protein: MDNLPYAVQTTFPLLFMLVPALGALLSCRRRRPGRSAAEIWQRWWAVGALGIGSLWITLSFLAVPKGMADAIGFATSPFQFEIAFANLGLAVLGFRGASASPRERLTSGLAAAAFLWGATIGHVYQWFANGDHAAGNTGGILANDVLIPAVMIALAARDVHRAGPGRGHNALPAA, encoded by the coding sequence ATGGACAACCTCCCGTACGCCGTTCAGACCACGTTTCCGCTTCTCTTCATGCTGGTACCCGCTCTCGGAGCGCTGCTGAGCTGCCGTCGCCGCCGCCCGGGCCGGTCGGCGGCGGAGATCTGGCAGCGCTGGTGGGCGGTCGGCGCCCTTGGCATCGGAAGCCTGTGGATCACGCTCTCGTTCCTGGCGGTCCCGAAGGGCATGGCGGACGCCATCGGCTTCGCCACCTCGCCGTTCCAGTTCGAGATCGCCTTCGCCAACCTCGGCCTCGCCGTGCTGGGCTTCCGCGGCGCGTCCGCTTCGCCCCGTGAGCGCCTCACGAGCGGGCTGGCGGCCGCCGCGTTCCTGTGGGGAGCCACGATCGGCCACGTCTACCAGTGGTTCGCCAACGGCGACCACGCCGCCGGAAACACGGGTGGCATCCTGGCCAACGACGTACTCATTCCCGCCGTCATGATCGCCCTGGCCGCCCGGGACGTCCACCGCGCCGGCCCGGGCCGCGGCCACAACGCCCTCCCGGCGGCCTGA
- a CDS encoding MarR family winged helix-turn-helix transcriptional regulator, with translation MDEGLAELLYRVVMLMGEAARRRSDSNQRLSHSQLRLLGTLEEIQPATQHQLAEALALSDPAISRSLRPLEAQGYVTIRVDPAHRRRRLVTLTPTGQDTFLAEGKPLEEELRTALLEAGFPYDRYLEETHRLAALLTPAPPRRTATVRQPNGTPEPDRAG, from the coding sequence ATGGACGAAGGACTGGCAGAGCTCCTGTACCGCGTGGTCATGCTGATGGGCGAGGCGGCCAGGCGCCGCTCCGACTCGAACCAGCGCCTCTCCCACAGTCAACTGCGGCTGCTGGGCACCCTTGAGGAGATCCAACCCGCCACCCAGCACCAGCTCGCCGAGGCCCTGGCCCTGTCCGACCCCGCCATCAGCCGCTCCCTGCGCCCACTGGAGGCGCAGGGGTACGTGACGATCAGAGTCGACCCCGCCCACCGACGCCGACGCCTGGTCACCCTCACCCCGACGGGCCAGGACACCTTCCTGGCCGAGGGCAAGCCCCTGGAGGAAGAGCTCCGCACCGCTCTCCTGGAGGCCGGCTTCCCCTACGACCGCTACCTGGAGGAGACTCACCGGCTCGCCGCGCTGCTGACACCGGCACCGCCACGGCGGACAGCCACGGTCCGGCAACCGAACGGCACACCAGAACCGGATCGAGCGGGCTGA
- a CDS encoding enoyl-CoA hydratase/isomerase family protein encodes MTADEEHVLLRTEGRAAYLTLNRPQALNALTHAMVRRIDEALAAWEDDPAVETVIITGAGGRGLCAGGDIRSVYEDACAGGTASFGFWRDEYRLNARIARYPKPYVAVMDGIVMGGGVGVSAHGSVRIVTERSRIAMPETGIGFAPDVGGTYLLALAPGELGTHLALTGTQIGAGDALLCGLADHFVPSDDLPRLLDDLAKQPVRDALRPHVRQPPPGELARHRVWIDPCYGADTVEEIVTRLHGHGPGAADATADILAAKSPTALKVTLAAMRSARRLGSLEHVLEQDYRSCCAALASHDLVEGIRAQVIDKDRKPRWAPATLAEVTNTEVARYFAPPPGGELHLTTPQHHMP; translated from the coding sequence ATGACCGCCGACGAGGAGCACGTACTTCTCCGTACCGAAGGCCGAGCCGCCTACCTCACGCTCAACCGGCCGCAGGCGCTCAACGCCCTCACCCACGCCATGGTGCGTCGTATCGACGAGGCCCTGGCCGCCTGGGAGGACGATCCGGCCGTGGAGACCGTGATCATCACTGGTGCGGGAGGACGCGGACTCTGCGCGGGCGGCGACATTCGCTCCGTCTACGAGGACGCGTGCGCCGGAGGCACCGCCTCCTTCGGCTTCTGGCGGGACGAGTACCGGCTCAACGCCCGCATCGCCCGCTACCCCAAGCCGTACGTCGCCGTGATGGACGGGATCGTGATGGGCGGCGGTGTCGGAGTCTCCGCCCACGGCAGCGTCCGCATCGTCACCGAACGCTCCCGGATCGCCATGCCGGAGACGGGCATCGGCTTCGCTCCCGACGTGGGCGGTACGTATCTGCTCGCCCTCGCGCCCGGTGAACTCGGCACCCACCTTGCCCTGACCGGTACGCAGATCGGCGCGGGCGACGCCCTGCTGTGCGGGCTCGCCGACCACTTCGTACCCTCGGATGACCTGCCCCGGCTGCTCGACGACCTCGCCAAGCAGCCGGTCCGGGACGCGCTCCGGCCCCACGTACGTCAGCCGCCTCCTGGCGAACTGGCCAGGCACCGGGTGTGGATCGATCCCTGCTATGGCGCCGACACCGTCGAGGAGATCGTCACCCGGCTGCACGGCCACGGACCGGGCGCCGCCGACGCGACGGCCGACATCCTTGCGGCCAAGTCGCCCACGGCCCTGAAAGTCACGCTCGCCGCGATGCGCAGCGCACGGCGGCTCGGCTCGCTGGAGCACGTCCTGGAGCAGGATTACCGGAGTTGCTGCGCCGCGCTCGCCTCGCACGACCTGGTCGAGGGGATCCGCGCCCAGGTCATCGACAAGGACCGCAAGCCCCGTTGGGCACCGGCCACTTTGGCTGAGGTCACCAACACTGAGGTGGCGCGCTACTTCGCCCCGCCCCCCGGAGGCGAGCTTCACCTGACCACGCCGCAGCATCACATGCCCTGA
- a CDS encoding amidohydrolase, with product MTRTTAPADLVLRNARIHTVDPRLPAAEALAVRDGRIVWVGPDAEAAAWTGEDTRLIDGAGRLVLPGFIDAHNHVRLGSDDACVQLAGARTLTEIHHRITAWSADHPDAEWIEAEAFDYSAIPDGRMPNAADLDTVTGDIPAFVLSYDVHTAWLNTAALRRLGVTRETTSLPFGRAETDPVTGEPTGFIKDFAVKGLSRDGHRALRELGVPWAAPDRQYGRLVKSLDDAIRFGITTVVEPQNSLDDLELFTRARTEGRLRSRLVAALFHPRGTTDADLDDFAATAARFDDDRMRVGPLKLYIDDVVEPRTAALLEPYTGCGKHRGDTFYPPEEFAGLLTKLDARGFQCFVHATGDRGIRTVLDAVEHAIEVNGARDARHQVVHVECLDPQDTARFAELGVVACMQPRHCAPEIAGPGQDWAENVGSDRWHKAWPMRSLHEAGAVLAFSSDWNVAEMDPMIGIYTAVTRRPLGGGEPWQPGETVDVETAVHGYTMGSAHANFLEGERGSLSVGKLADFTVLSRDILRISPEDIPGTTAELVVVGGEVVAGTGA from the coding sequence ATGACCCGCACCACCGCCCCCGCCGACCTGGTCCTGCGCAACGCCCGTATCCACACCGTCGACCCGCGGCTCCCCGCTGCCGAGGCGCTCGCCGTCCGCGACGGCCGGATCGTCTGGGTCGGCCCCGACGCGGAGGCAGCCGCCTGGACGGGGGAGGACACCCGGCTCATCGACGGTGCGGGCAGGCTGGTGCTGCCCGGCTTCATCGACGCGCACAACCACGTACGGCTCGGCTCCGACGACGCCTGTGTGCAGCTCGCCGGGGCCCGCACGCTCACCGAGATCCACCACCGCATCACCGCCTGGAGCGCCGATCATCCCGACGCGGAGTGGATCGAGGCCGAGGCCTTCGACTACTCCGCGATCCCGGACGGCCGGATGCCGAACGCGGCCGACCTGGACACGGTCACCGGCGACATCCCGGCCTTCGTCCTCAGCTACGACGTCCACACCGCATGGCTCAACACCGCGGCCCTGCGGCGCCTCGGTGTCACCAGGGAGACGACCTCGCTGCCGTTCGGGCGTGCCGAGACCGATCCGGTCACCGGTGAACCCACCGGATTCATCAAGGACTTCGCCGTCAAGGGGCTGTCCCGCGACGGGCACCGGGCGCTGCGCGAGCTGGGTGTTCCGTGGGCCGCTCCCGACCGCCAGTACGGCCGACTCGTGAAGAGCCTGGACGACGCGATCCGCTTCGGCATCACCACCGTGGTCGAGCCGCAGAACTCCCTGGACGACCTGGAGCTGTTCACCCGCGCCCGCACCGAGGGCCGGCTCCGCTCCCGCCTGGTCGCCGCGCTCTTCCACCCGCGCGGCACCACCGACGCCGACCTGGACGACTTCGCCGCGACCGCCGCCCGGTTCGACGACGACCGCATGCGGGTCGGCCCGCTCAAGCTCTACATCGACGACGTGGTCGAGCCGCGCACCGCCGCGCTGCTGGAGCCGTACACGGGTTGCGGCAAGCACCGGGGCGACACCTTCTACCCGCCGGAGGAGTTCGCCGGGCTGCTCACCAAGCTGGACGCCCGGGGCTTCCAGTGCTTCGTGCACGCCACCGGCGACCGGGGCATCCGCACCGTACTGGACGCCGTCGAGCACGCCATTGAGGTCAACGGAGCGCGTGACGCCCGCCACCAGGTCGTCCACGTGGAGTGCCTCGACCCGCAGGACACGGCGCGCTTCGCGGAGCTCGGCGTCGTCGCCTGCATGCAGCCGAGGCACTGTGCTCCCGAGATCGCAGGGCCCGGCCAGGACTGGGCGGAGAATGTCGGCTCGGACCGCTGGCACAAGGCCTGGCCGATGCGCAGCCTGCACGAGGCGGGGGCCGTGCTGGCTTTCTCCAGTGACTGGAACGTGGCCGAGATGGACCCCATGATCGGTATCTACACCGCGGTCACCCGCCGTCCTCTCGGTGGCGGCGAGCCCTGGCAGCCCGGCGAGACGGTGGACGTCGAGACGGCGGTCCACGGCTACACGATGGGCTCCGCCCACGCCAACTTCCTTGAGGGCGAACGCGGTTCACTGAGCGTCGGCAAGCTGGCCGACTTCACCGTGCTGTCCAGGGACATCCTGCGCATCAGCCCGGAGGACATTCCCGGTACGACGGCCGAGCTGGTCGTCGTCGGCGGCGAGGTGGTCGCCGGGACCGGGGCCTGA
- a CDS encoding cytosine permease: protein MARQPTDVTDRSAPTSAPPSGERPAGRGTGVSSDEVFQVETHGIDPIPDDERHGSAKDLFWLWFGSNLTFTYVINGALAVGFGLSFWQATAVVVIGGLTFFVISAAGLSGIRTGTATLVISRASFGVLGNFPAGLLNWIVSIGYTIVNTVVGTLALEALFADLGWHGGGDTVRALALVITLAVTFAVAMWGHATVQFAERWMAYVLAAGFGVLLVFLLPGATTGASSGGTPGFSGWTLAFVVMLAGPFSYLPMPADYTRYLPRETSLRSLTWTGALGGLISSVALGVAGVAAATQADMTDAVAGVEKLLPGWFQPVFLLLVLGGSVTNSILTLYSSSLNLQVLGIPWSRSRAIIVSVAVTALGSLGALFLVDFTESLLSFLSLLIIVFAPWGGVFLADMLIRRCRYDTAALHAGRDGAYWYRGGFHPAGMAALVAGMAFAALTCNSELWTGPLVAPLGGGDLTLLGSVVSGLVYWALARRQLRTAPVTG from the coding sequence ATGGCGCGACAACCGACGGACGTCACCGACCGGAGCGCGCCGACGAGTGCCCCGCCGAGTGGCGAGCGGCCGGCCGGACGGGGTACCGGTGTCAGCAGTGACGAGGTCTTCCAGGTCGAGACGCACGGCATCGACCCGATCCCCGACGACGAGCGGCACGGCAGTGCCAAGGACCTCTTCTGGCTCTGGTTCGGCTCCAACCTGACTTTCACCTACGTCATCAACGGCGCTCTCGCTGTCGGCTTCGGGCTCTCCTTCTGGCAGGCCACCGCCGTCGTCGTGATCGGCGGGCTGACCTTCTTCGTCATCAGCGCCGCCGGCCTGAGCGGCATCCGTACCGGCACCGCGACCCTGGTCATCTCACGGGCCTCCTTCGGCGTCCTCGGGAACTTCCCCGCCGGGCTGCTGAACTGGATCGTCTCCATCGGCTACACCATCGTGAACACGGTGGTCGGCACCCTCGCCCTCGAAGCGCTCTTCGCCGACCTCGGCTGGCACGGCGGCGGCGACACCGTCCGGGCGCTCGCGCTCGTCATCACCCTCGCCGTGACGTTCGCGGTCGCCATGTGGGGCCACGCCACCGTGCAGTTCGCCGAGCGCTGGATGGCGTATGTGCTCGCCGCCGGATTCGGTGTGCTGCTGGTCTTCCTGCTGCCCGGCGCCACGACCGGTGCCTCCTCCGGCGGCACGCCCGGGTTCTCCGGCTGGACGCTCGCCTTCGTCGTCATGCTGGCGGGGCCCTTCTCGTACCTGCCGATGCCCGCCGACTACACCCGCTACCTGCCCCGCGAGACGTCGCTGCGCTCCCTCACCTGGACCGGTGCGCTCGGTGGTCTCATCTCGTCCGTCGCGCTCGGCGTCGCCGGTGTCGCGGCCGCCACCCAGGCCGACATGACGGACGCCGTGGCCGGGGTGGAGAAGCTGCTGCCCGGCTGGTTCCAGCCGGTCTTCCTGCTTCTGGTGCTCGGCGGTTCGGTCACCAACTCGATCCTGACCCTCTACTCCTCCAGCCTGAACCTCCAAGTGCTCGGCATCCCGTGGAGCCGTTCCAGGGCGATCATCGTCAGCGTGGCCGTGACCGCGCTGGGCTCGCTCGGCGCCCTCTTCCTGGTGGACTTCACCGAGTCGCTGCTGAGCTTCCTCTCCCTGCTGATCATCGTGTTCGCCCCGTGGGGCGGGGTCTTCCTCGCCGACATGCTCATACGCCGGTGCCGGTACGACACCGCGGCACTGCACGCCGGACGCGACGGGGCGTACTGGTACCGCGGCGGATTCCATCCCGCCGGGATGGCCGCCCTCGTCGCCGGTATGGCCTTCGCGGCGCTGACCTGCAACTCCGAACTGTGGACCGGACCGCTGGTCGCTCCGCTCGGCGGCGGCGACCTCACCCTGCTCGGCTCGGTCGTCTCCGGGCTCGTCTACTGGGCGCTGGCCCGCCGTCAGCTGCGGACCGCCCCGGTGACCGGCTGA